The following are encoded in a window of Phragmites australis chromosome 22, lpPhrAust1.1, whole genome shotgun sequence genomic DNA:
- the LOC133905298 gene encoding uncharacterized protein LOC133905298, which yields MPRPTCPRPRNGSLPSPIQRPCSAPPPRLPQFAENLSSIAAVAELAEQIHRSRAFPSASEPTAGFAEARGAHFSTRRSLLAAGTELSSNAGNSSDRRFQLSVAASANSTSPISTIADHRQDLLGRRLALGDEQCVSLQDQAFEDFEQPAFEGKCS from the exons ATGCCCCGCCCCACGTGCCCACGCCCACGCAATGGCAGCCTCCCCTCGCCTATTCAACGGCCCTGCAGCGCACCGCCACCCCGTCTGCCTCAATTCGCCGAAAACCTGAGCTCCattgccgccgtcgccgagctcgCCGAGCAAATCCACCGCTCCCGAGCCTTCCCCTCCGCGTCGGAGCCCACCGCCGGTTTCGCCGAAGCTCGTGGAGCTCATTTCTCCACTCGCCGaagcctcctcgccgccggaACCGAACTTTCATCGAACGCCG GGAACTCATCCGATCGTCGATTTCAACTCTCCGTCGCCGCATCCGCGAATTCAACGAGCCCGATCTCCACCATCGCTGACCACCGTCAGGATCTCCTCGGCCGTCGATTAGCTCTCG gagacgagcagtgtgTCAGCCTTCAAGATCAAGcatttgaagacttcgagcaacctgcatttgaaggcaagtgttcttga